One genomic segment of Arachis duranensis cultivar V14167 chromosome 4, aradu.V14167.gnm2.J7QH, whole genome shotgun sequence includes these proteins:
- the LOC107485051 gene encoding putative pentatricopeptide repeat-containing protein At3g25970, translating to MKRLHSLIHTSSISFLAAQAAHSQAIKLGTISCLYTTNNIISAYTKCRKLDLAHQLFDEMSHRDIVSWNTLISGYVNSGDLEASWGVFTSMRRCGLVFDGHTFGSMLKGVACDRELELGRQLHSIVIKMGFSGNLFSGSALLDMYAKCGSINDAHVVFQWMPERNHVSWNALIAGYSQVGDHGMSFWVLRCMELEGVGIDDGTISPFLTLLDCFEFYSLAMQLHGKIVKHGLESFNTVCNAIITAYAECGSLLDAKRVFDAATVCRDLVTWNSMIAAYMKHQKEDLAFKVFIDMQNFGFVPDVYTYTEIVSACSAQNIKSHGKCLHGLVIKRGFEKSVPVSNALITMYIRINSRCMEDATKIFFSMDLKDCCTWNSILAGYSQVGSNEDVLRLFVQMRFLAIQIDDYTFSAVIRSCSDLATLQLGQQVHVLAVKVGFDTNKYVASSLIFMYSKCGVIEDARKSFDATSKDNAIVWNSIIFGHAQHGQGSVALDLFYLMRERKVKPDHITFVAVLTACSHSALVEEGRSFIKSMEFDFGIPPRMEHYACAVDLYGRARHLEKAKSLVESMPFEPDAMVLKTLLGACRICGDIELAIGVAKILLELEPEDHCTYVLLSDMYGRLKMWDEKASVTRLMRERGVKKVPGWSWIEVKNKVHAFNAEDHSHPQCDEIYLLLHQLKEETKLFNYLDNQTVLVPSCLISQIL from the coding sequence ATGAAGAGGTTGCACTCTCTCATTCATACCTCATCTATCAGTTTTCTTGCAGCACAAGCAGCCCATTCCCAAGCAATCAAGCTAGGAACCATATCTTGTCTCTACACTACCAATAACATCATAAGTGCTTATACAAAATGCAGAAAGTTAGATCTTGCCCACCAATTGTTCGACGAAATGTCCCACAGAGACATTGTCTCTTGGAATACCTTGATTTCCGGTTATGTGAACTCTGGTGATCTCGAGGCCTCATGGGGTGTCTTCACTTCCATGAGAAGGTGTGGACTTGTATTTGATGGCCACACATTTGGAAGCATGCTCAAAGGTGTTGCTTGTGATCGCGAGCTTGAGCTAGGGCGACAACTGCATTCTATTGTGATCAAGATGGGGTTTTCTGGGAATTTGTTCTCCGGTAGTGCCCTTCTTGACATGTATGCCAAGTGTGGGAGCATCAATGATGCACATGTTGTGTTCCAATGGATGCCAGAGCGAAACCATGTCTCGTGGAATGCTTTGATTGCAGGTTATTCACAAGTTGGTGATCATGGTATGTCATTTTGGGTGCTAAGGTGTATGGAACTTGAGGGTGTTGGGATTGATGATGGTACAATATCTCCTTTTTTGACATTGCTTGATTGTTTTGAGTTTTACAGTTTAGCTATGCAATTGCACGGTAAGATTGTAAAACATGGGCTGGAATCATTTAACACTGTTTGCAATGCCATTATCACGGCATACGCAGAGTGTGGTTCTTTACTAGATGCTAAGAGAGTATTTGATGCTGCTACTGTGTGTCGTGATCTGGTTACTTGGAATTCTATGATTGCTGCTTACATGAAGCATCAGAAAGAAGATCTTGCTTTTAAAGTTTTCATTGATATGCAAAATTTTGGTTTTGTGCCTGATGTTTATACCTACACCGAGATTGTCAGTGCTTGTTCTGCACAAAATATCAAAAGCCATGGAAAATGTTTACATGGCTTGGTAATAAAACGAGGCTTTGAAAAATCTGTTCCAGTTTCAAATGCTTTGATTACCATGTATATTAGGATAAATAGCAGGTGCATGGAAGATGCCACTAAAATATTCTTTTCCATGGACCTAAAAGATTGTTGCACATGGAACTCCATTTTGGCAGGGTACTCACAGGTTGGTTCGAATGAAGATGTCTTGAGGTTATTTGTACAGATGAGATTTCTGGCTATACAGATTGACGACTATACTTTTTCTGCTGTTATCAGATCATGTTCAGATTTAGCTACTCTACAGTTAGGTCAACAAGTCCATGTCTTAGCTGTTAAAGTTGGTTTTGATACCAATAAATATGTTGCTAGTTCATTGATTTTCATGTATTCTAAATGTGGGGTCATAGAAGATGCTAGGAAATCCTTTGATGCTACCTCCAAAGACAATGCTATAGTCTGGAATTCAATCATATTCGGGCATGCACAGCATGGACAGGGCAGCGTTGCGCTTGATCTCTTTTACTtaatgagagagagaaaagtgaaACCTGATCATATAACATTTGTTGCAGTTCTAACTGCATGTAGTCATAGTGCACTGGTAGAAGAAGGCCGGAGCTTTATAAAGTCAATGGAGTTTGATTTTGGCATTCCACCACGAATGGAGCACTATGCTTGCGCAGTGGATCTCTATGGCCGAGCCAGGCATCTAGAGAAGGCGAAATCTCTGGTTGAGTCGATGCCCTTTGAACCCGATGCCATGGTTTTGAAGACTTTATTAGGTGCATGCAGAATTTGTGGGGATATCGAATTAGCTATTGGTGTTGCGAAAATTTTACTAGAGCTGGAGCCTGAGGATCATTGTACTTATGTTCTGCTTTCTGACATGTATGGAAGACTCAAGATGTGGGATGAAAAAGCTAGTGTGACTAGGCTGATGAGAGAAAGGGGAGTGAAAAAGGTTCCTGGTTGGAGTTGGATAgaagtaaaaaataaagtgcATGCTTTCAAT